From one Paenibacillus sp. FSL K6-1330 genomic stretch:
- a CDS encoding sucrose-6-phosphate hydrolase, with product MDREPRYRRLDQASPEEIASLKEQAKRSEWRQRFHIQPIMGLLNDPNGFSYYNGEYHLFYQWFPLGTFHGLKYWYHTSSKDLVHWQNKGIAIEPGDSHDAYGAYSGSGIVKDDKLYLMYTGNTRDEEWNRHSYQCMAVMDRVGAITKFDKPLIDRVPDGYTEHFRDPKVWKDEDLFRFVIGAQRDDQTGTAVVYESPDLLDWTCKGEIQTCLEHFGYMWECPDYFELEGQGVLLFSPQGLSPQDDEFRNVYQSGYIAGKPLDRRSLEFEHGSFYELDRGFDFYAPQTMLDEKDRRIMVGWMGLPEVVYPTDSHGWAHCLTLPRILTFREGKLIQNPVPELELLRVSTAMEAADTLYGEVKSYAGVEGTVFEMICEFHSIEADVVGIEFRAGETERTVIRYDAVRQKVTLDRSSSGATIVSDYGTTRTCMLHAKVNSIKFHLFVDISSAEVFVNDGEEVFTSRIFPKQDSRHIRFFAKNGSTGLKVTKWDLAQAVKDIEGDE from the coding sequence ATGGACAGAGAACCGAGATACCGACGCCTGGATCAGGCCTCTCCCGAAGAGATTGCCTCCTTGAAGGAGCAAGCGAAACGAAGCGAATGGAGGCAGAGGTTTCACATACAGCCCATCATGGGCTTGCTGAATGACCCCAACGGATTTTCTTATTATAACGGGGAATACCACTTGTTTTATCAATGGTTTCCTCTGGGCACGTTTCACGGCCTGAAATACTGGTACCATACCTCCTCCAAGGACTTGGTGCACTGGCAAAACAAAGGCATCGCCATTGAGCCCGGGGACTCGCATGATGCATACGGCGCCTATTCGGGAAGCGGGATCGTGAAAGACGACAAACTGTATCTGATGTATACCGGGAATACCCGGGATGAGGAATGGAACAGGCATTCTTATCAATGCATGGCCGTGATGGACCGTGTTGGCGCCATCACGAAGTTCGATAAGCCGCTGATTGACCGTGTGCCGGACGGATATACCGAGCATTTCCGTGATCCGAAGGTATGGAAAGACGAAGACCTGTTCCGGTTCGTCATCGGCGCCCAAAGGGACGATCAGACAGGAACGGCTGTCGTATATGAATCACCGGATTTGCTGGACTGGACATGCAAAGGGGAAATCCAAACCTGTCTTGAACATTTTGGCTACATGTGGGAATGCCCCGATTATTTTGAACTGGAAGGACAGGGCGTGCTGCTGTTCTCGCCGCAGGGGCTCAGTCCGCAAGACGACGAATTCCGGAACGTTTACCAATCCGGCTACATCGCGGGCAAGCCGCTGGATCGGAGGTCGCTGGAGTTTGAACACGGCTCCTTTTACGAGCTGGACAGAGGTTTTGATTTCTACGCGCCGCAGACCATGCTGGATGAGAAAGACCGGCGCATCATGGTAGGCTGGATGGGTTTGCCGGAGGTCGTCTATCCAACCGACTCGCATGGCTGGGCGCATTGTTTGACGCTTCCTCGTATACTCACTTTCCGTGAAGGGAAGCTGATTCAGAACCCCGTCCCCGAGTTGGAACTTCTTCGTGTGTCGACAGCCATGGAAGCAGCGGATACGCTTTACGGCGAAGTGAAGAGTTATGCAGGGGTTGAGGGAACCGTATTCGAGATGATATGCGAGTTCCACTCGATCGAAGCGGACGTTGTTGGCATTGAATTTCGAGCCGGCGAAACGGAGCGGACCGTCATCCGGTATGACGCCGTCAGGCAAAAGGTTACGCTGGATCGCTCATCATCGGGTGCAACGATTGTGAGTGATTACGGAACGACACGTACCTGTATGCTGCATGCCAAAGTAAACTCAATCAAATTCCATCTCTTTGTGGATATTTCTTCGGCAGAAGTGTTCGTCAATGATGGCGAAGAGGTGTTTACGAGTCGGATATTTCCAAAGCAGGACAGCCGTCATATTCGATTTTTCGCAAAAAACGGCAGCACCGGCTTGAAGGTCACGAAGTGGGATCTTGCCCAAGCCGTAAAAGATATAGAAGGGGATGAATGA
- a CDS encoding LacI family DNA-binding transcriptional regulator has product MKNTIADIAKKAGVAKSTVSRFLNGGSVSNATRRKIELVIQETGYIPNSFAQSLKAKKTSMIGTIVPRLDSFSASQTVAGMDEELRKHGYQLLIINASQDLSREIEALYDLARQKISGIILFATQVTETHLAAIKEIGIPVILLGQQHKDVHSMIYNDYAAGYDMGRYVLSMGHRHISYIGVTEKDVAVGVQRKEGFLKALSEYDEVEAVLYESGFKMSDGVKTALSIFELNRTLPTAMVCATDNIALGVMKAAHMKGIQIPNELSVTGFGGYDVTEVIHPGLTTVKYGYSQAGHLAAQHIIKLVNDEPVDFLTVMNCDMIHRESVDNLN; this is encoded by the coding sequence ATGAAGAACACGATTGCAGATATTGCCAAAAAAGCCGGAGTTGCCAAAAGCACGGTCTCCCGTTTCTTAAACGGAGGTTCTGTCAGTAATGCAACACGCCGTAAGATAGAGCTGGTCATTCAGGAAACCGGTTATATTCCGAATTCGTTCGCACAGAGCTTGAAAGCGAAAAAAACCAGCATGATCGGCACCATTGTGCCGCGTCTGGATTCATTCTCAGCATCGCAGACCGTTGCCGGCATGGATGAAGAATTAAGGAAACACGGTTATCAGCTTCTCATTATTAATGCAAGCCAGGACTTATCCAGGGAGATTGAAGCGCTGTATGATCTCGCCAGACAAAAAATATCTGGCATTATTTTATTCGCTACTCAGGTGACGGAAACGCATCTTGCCGCGATTAAAGAGATCGGCATCCCCGTCATCCTGCTCGGACAACAGCATAAGGATGTCCACAGCATGATATATAACGACTATGCCGCAGGTTATGACATGGGCCGATATGTGCTGTCCATGGGACACCGTCATATATCTTATATCGGCGTGACGGAAAAAGACGTTGCTGTCGGAGTTCAGCGGAAGGAAGGGTTTCTGAAGGCGTTAAGCGAGTATGACGAGGTTGAGGCGGTTCTCTATGAGAGTGGGTTTAAGATGTCGGATGGTGTAAAGACCGCATTGTCCATTTTTGAGTTGAACCGAACGCTGCCAACTGCAATGGTCTGCGCTACCGACAACATCGCGTTAGGCGTTATGAAAGCGGCTCATATGAAGGGCATCCAGATCCCCAACGAACTCTCCGTTACCGGATTTGGCGGATACGACGTTACCGAAGTAATTCATCCCGGATTGACAACGGTTAAATATGGATATTCCCAAGCGGGCCACCTCGCCGCTCAGCATATCATAAAGCTGGTCAACGACGAGCCTGTGGATTTCCTGACGGTCATGAATTGCGATATGATTCATCGGGAAAGCGTTGACAATCTAAATTAG